One window of Nitrospirota bacterium genomic DNA carries:
- a CDS encoding MFS transporter: MPPGLTPRSRLFRPGDANAFFGLTVDNLTQMVIMASILTGIFSVPPDIVLYGMIPGSVVGVLIGNLVFTRMGVSLARRSGRGDVTAMPLGIDTPSLFGFTFGIVGPAYLATNDGTLTWRIASAVIVTVGLVKIGGAMIGNAVRRVIPRAGLLGPIAAIALLLIAFFPSLRMMHDPIPAFVSFGVILVCLIGRYRFPGRLPAALAAVLVGVAVYYALTAMGVTTPHGALLHGQNQWRMTVPWPSFGFLEGLPWLPTYLPLALPFALAVVIGGVDVTESASASGDEYSARRVVFTDGVATLMGGLCGAVVQTTPYIGHPAYKRMGGGVGYTLAAGLVIGLGGALGYIAVLAGLIPEAVVAPILIFIGLEITAQTFAATPKIHHPAIAIAFIPVAADLVLIQTNALLGNLGLQASALKGEFVATHQAILLLGNGFIVTALVWAGALAFIIDGALRRAAVLMAVGGVAALFGVMHSPFDNGRLFWPWLVETSTPWMLFAAYAAVSCWLLLMAARPTAREYPDHAS, from the coding sequence ATGCCACCCGGGTTGACCCCTCGCAGCCGCTTGTTTCGCCCCGGAGACGCCAACGCGTTCTTCGGCCTCACGGTCGACAATCTGACCCAGATGGTCATCATGGCATCGATTCTGACCGGCATCTTTAGCGTGCCGCCGGACATCGTCCTCTACGGCATGATCCCCGGGTCGGTTGTGGGCGTCTTGATCGGCAACTTGGTTTTTACCCGGATGGGGGTTTCCCTCGCGCGTCGGAGCGGCCGCGGGGACGTCACGGCCATGCCGCTGGGCATCGACACGCCGTCGTTGTTTGGGTTCACGTTCGGCATTGTCGGGCCCGCGTACCTCGCCACCAACGACGGGACACTCACGTGGCGGATTGCGAGCGCGGTGATCGTCACGGTGGGACTCGTCAAGATCGGTGGCGCGATGATCGGCAACGCGGTGCGCCGCGTCATCCCTCGAGCGGGCCTGTTGGGACCGATCGCGGCGATCGCTCTGCTGCTCATCGCGTTCTTCCCGTCGTTACGGATGATGCACGACCCAATACCCGCGTTCGTGTCGTTTGGCGTGATCCTCGTGTGTCTGATCGGGCGATATCGATTTCCGGGGCGCCTCCCGGCGGCCCTTGCCGCCGTGCTGGTGGGGGTCGCGGTCTATTACGCATTAACGGCCATGGGGGTGACCACGCCGCACGGCGCGCTGCTACACGGGCAGAACCAGTGGCGCATGACGGTGCCGTGGCCGTCGTTCGGCTTTCTGGAGGGACTGCCGTGGCTGCCGACGTATCTTCCCCTGGCGCTGCCCTTTGCGTTGGCCGTGGTCATCGGCGGCGTCGACGTCACGGAAAGTGCCTCGGCGTCTGGTGACGAGTACTCCGCGCGACGGGTCGTCTTCACGGACGGCGTCGCAACGTTGATGGGTGGTCTGTGCGGAGCCGTGGTCCAGACCACTCCGTATATCGGCCACCCGGCCTACAAGCGAATGGGCGGGGGCGTGGGATACACATTGGCCGCCGGGTTGGTGATCGGACTGGGAGGGGCGCTCGGGTATATCGCGGTGCTCGCCGGGCTCATTCCCGAAGCGGTCGTTGCCCCCATCTTGATCTTTATCGGGTTGGAGATCACCGCGCAAACGTTCGCGGCCACGCCCAAAATTCATCACCCCGCGATCGCCATTGCCTTTATTCCGGTGGCCGCGGACCTCGTGCTGATTCAGACCAACGCACTTCTGGGGAACCTGGGGCTGCAGGCGTCGGCGCTGAAGGGCGAGTTCGTCGCGACCCACCAGGCGATCCTGCTCCTAGGCAACGGATTTATCGTGACCGCACTGGTATGGGCCGGCGCTCTCGCGTTCATCATCGACGGGGCACTGCGGCGCGCGGCCGTGCTCATGGCGGTGGGCGGGGTGGCGGCTCTCTTCGGCGTGATGCACTCTCCATTCGACAACGGACGGCTGTTCTGGCCGTGGCTGGTCGAGACGTCCACGCCGTGGATGTTGTTCGCCGCCTATGCCGCGGTGTCGTGTTGGTTGCTGCTCATGGCGGCACGCCCGACCGCTCGCGAGTACCCGGACCACGCATCGTGA
- a CDS encoding class I SAM-dependent methyltransferase, with translation MDAAHVERVYSSYSKIYDLIFGRVFHTSRCRAVELLGLKPGAEVLEVGVGTGLSLPLYPDWSRVTGIDLSEKMLEKSREKVAHHRLDHVTVLRMDACAMDFADDTFDAVLAAYVMSTLPNPETTLREMVRVCKAGGTIVLLNHFHATHRVGALVEGWLSPMCRQIGFRSDLGLEQLLAGSSLRVLVRRRVGPFGYWTMVQTLNDKSRWRGPTVFQDRPDLASAAALR, from the coding sequence ATGGATGCGGCGCACGTCGAACGCGTGTATTCCTCGTACTCAAAGATTTACGACCTCATCTTCGGACGGGTGTTTCACACTTCTCGATGCCGGGCGGTGGAGTTGCTCGGGCTCAAACCGGGAGCCGAGGTGTTGGAAGTCGGCGTGGGGACCGGGTTGTCGCTTCCTCTCTATCCCGACTGGAGTCGGGTGACGGGCATCGACCTCAGCGAAAAGATGCTCGAGAAGAGTCGCGAAAAAGTCGCTCACCACCGGCTCGATCACGTCACGGTTCTTCGCATGGACGCGTGCGCGATGGACTTCGCCGACGATACGTTCGACGCCGTCCTGGCGGCCTACGTGATGAGCACCCTACCCAACCCCGAGACCACGCTGCGCGAAATGGTTCGCGTGTGCAAGGCCGGCGGCACGATCGTGCTGCTCAACCATTTCCACGCGACCCACCGTGTAGGCGCGCTGGTCGAAGGCTGGCTCTCGCCGATGTGTCGGCAAATCGGATTCCGGTCTGATCTGGGGCTGGAACAGTTGCTGGCCGGCTCGTCGCTTCGCGTACTGGTTCGGCGGCGGGTCGGGCCCTTCGGCTATTGGACGATGGTACAGACCCTCAACGACAAGTCGCGATGGCGGGGTCCCACGGTTTTCCAGGACCGCCCTGACTTGGCGAGCGCCGCGGCCCTGCGGTAA
- the atpC gene encoding ATP synthase F1 subunit epsilon — MQRLQLDVVTPEELVVSETVDEVTAQGVEGDFGVLPGHITFLTALRPGPLVYRIGETTRRVDLAGGIAEVLNDRVTILAVSLMQK; from the coding sequence TTGCAGCGACTCCAGCTCGACGTGGTCACGCCCGAGGAGCTGGTGGTGTCCGAAACCGTTGACGAGGTGACGGCCCAGGGCGTGGAAGGAGATTTCGGGGTGCTGCCCGGGCACATCACGTTCCTCACGGCCCTCAGGCCAGGGCCGCTGGTCTACCGGATCGGCGAGACCACCCGGCGCGTTGACCTCGCAGGCGGCATCGCCGAGGTGCTGAACGATCGCGTCACGATCCTCGCCGTATCCCTCATGCAAAAATAA
- the atpD gene encoding F0F1 ATP synthase subunit beta: MQIGRVVQVIGPVVDVEFSRGALPSIYNALRVEEPADEKAGRPAIDLTLETAQHLGENRVRAVAMSSTDGLIRGMNVKDTGQPISVPVGPEVLGRILNVVGDPVDQKGPVKAKSRLPIHRPAPSFEEQETATQVFETGIKVIDLLEPYSRGGKVGLFGGAGVGKTVIIMELIHNIAKEHGGYSVFAGVGERTREGNDLWLEMKESGVIDRTALVYGQMNEPPGARLRIGLSGLTIAEYFRDQEGRDVLLFIDNIFRFTQAGSEVSALLGRMPSAVGYQPTLSTEMGTLQERITTTKKGSITSVQAIYVPADDLTDPAPANAFAHLDATTVLSRQLTEIGIYPAVDPLDSTSRILDPKIVGEEHYKVARDVQSILQRYKDLQDIIAILGMDELSEDDKLIVARARKIQRFLSQPFFVAEAFTGTPGKYVKLKDTIKSFREIVEGKYDDLPEQAFHMVGGIEEVVEKANKLGAAV; the protein is encoded by the coding sequence GTGCAGATAGGACGCGTGGTTCAGGTCATCGGTCCGGTGGTGGATGTGGAATTTTCCCGCGGGGCGTTACCCTCGATTTACAACGCGCTCAGGGTCGAGGAACCCGCGGACGAGAAAGCGGGTCGCCCCGCGATCGACCTCACCTTGGAGACCGCGCAGCACTTGGGCGAGAATCGGGTGCGCGCCGTGGCGATGTCGTCTACCGACGGGCTGATCCGGGGAATGAACGTGAAAGACACCGGCCAACCGATCTCCGTGCCCGTGGGTCCTGAGGTGCTCGGCCGTATCCTAAACGTCGTCGGTGACCCCGTCGACCAAAAGGGGCCGGTCAAGGCCAAGTCGCGCTTGCCCATTCACCGTCCGGCACCTTCGTTCGAAGAGCAGGAAACCGCCACCCAGGTGTTCGAGACCGGCATCAAGGTGATCGATCTCCTGGAGCCCTATTCGCGCGGCGGCAAGGTGGGCTTGTTCGGCGGCGCGGGAGTGGGCAAAACCGTCATCATCATGGAATTGATTCACAACATCGCCAAGGAGCACGGCGGCTACTCGGTGTTCGCGGGTGTGGGTGAGCGCACGCGCGAGGGCAACGACCTGTGGTTGGAAATGAAGGAGTCGGGCGTCATCGACCGCACCGCCTTGGTCTACGGCCAGATGAACGAACCGCCGGGGGCGCGCCTGCGCATCGGGCTGTCGGGTCTGACGATCGCGGAGTATTTCCGCGATCAGGAGGGCCGAGACGTGCTCCTGTTCATCGACAATATTTTCAGGTTCACCCAGGCGGGGTCCGAGGTGTCGGCGCTCTTGGGCCGCATGCCGTCTGCGGTGGGCTACCAGCCGACGCTTTCAACCGAGATGGGCACCTTACAGGAACGCATCACCACGACCAAGAAGGGCTCCATCACTTCGGTGCAGGCGATCTACGTCCCTGCGGACGATCTGACCGACCCCGCGCCTGCGAACGCGTTTGCCCATCTCGACGCGACCACGGTGTTGTCGCGCCAATTGACCGAGATCGGGATTTATCCCGCGGTGGACCCGCTCGATTCGACCTCCCGAATTCTCGACCCCAAGATCGTGGGCGAGGAACACTACAAAGTCGCGCGCGACGTCCAGTCGATCCTGCAGCGGTACAAGGATCTGCAGGACATCATCGCGATCCTGGGCATGGACGAATTGTCCGAGGACGACAAACTCATCGTGGCCCGCGCGCGCAAGATTCAGCGGTTCCTGTCGCAGCCGTTCTTCGTGGCCGAGGCGTTCACCGGCACCCCGGGCAAATACGTCAAACTGAAGGACACGATCAAGAGCTTCCGCGAAATCGTCGAGGGCAAGTACGACGACCTGCCCGAGCAAGCCTTCCATATGGTGGGCGGCATCGAAGAAGTGGTCGAGAAAGCGAACAAGCTGGGAGCTGCGGTCTGA
- the atpG gene encoding ATP synthase F1 subunit gamma encodes MPSLQQTRRRIGSVKNTQKITKAMKLVSAAKLRRAQERILKARPYAQKMEALLANLGARVSRDVHPLLAVRPIKKVEILIVAADRGLCGAFNAQIVRRAMEVVRSQQAQGREVSLTCVGRKSRDFFRRRHLPIRHSVVGIFDKLAFNHAVDAAKGVADSYLDRTFDECWLIYSEFKSAMTSKIQVKRLIPIQTEAGDAAPEAGPDYLYEPSDEGLLADIVPRAVEIAIWRALLESAASEQGARMMAMDSASRNAKEMIAKLTLVYNKTRQAAITKELMDIVGGAEALK; translated from the coding sequence ATGCCCAGTCTGCAGCAAACCCGCCGCCGCATCGGCAGCGTGAAAAACACCCAGAAAATCACCAAGGCGATGAAGCTCGTCTCCGCCGCCAAGCTGCGACGCGCGCAGGAACGGATCCTCAAGGCGCGGCCGTACGCCCAGAAGATGGAGGCGCTGCTGGCCAACCTGGGCGCGCGCGTGAGCCGCGATGTCCATCCCCTGCTCGCGGTGCGACCGATCAAGAAAGTCGAAATCCTGATCGTGGCGGCCGACCGCGGCCTGTGCGGCGCGTTCAACGCCCAGATCGTGCGACGCGCGATGGAGGTGGTCCGCAGCCAGCAGGCGCAAGGCCGAGAGGTGTCGCTCACGTGTGTAGGACGCAAGTCGCGCGATTTCTTTCGCCGCCGGCACCTGCCGATTCGCCACAGCGTGGTGGGAATCTTCGATAAACTCGCGTTCAACCACGCGGTGGACGCGGCCAAGGGCGTGGCGGATTCGTACCTCGACAGGACGTTCGACGAGTGCTGGCTCATCTATAGCGAGTTTAAGTCCGCGATGACGTCGAAGATTCAAGTCAAACGCCTGATTCCGATCCAAACTGAAGCCGGTGACGCGGCCCCCGAGGCGGGTCCGGACTATCTGTACGAGCCGTCCGACGAGGGACTCTTGGCGGACATTGTGCCGCGCGCCGTGGAGATTGCGATCTGGCGGGCGCTGTTAGAGTCGGCGGCGAGTGAACAGGGCGCGCGGATGATGGCCATGGACTCGGCCTCGCGCAACGCCAAGGAAATGATCGCGAAACTCACGCTGGTCTACAACAAGACCCGGCAGGCCGCGATCACCAAAGAGTTGATGGACATCGTGGGTGGGGCTGAAGCGCTGAAATAG